The stretch of DNA GGCATGCATGGCCCTGTAACAACTAAAACTATGTTCTTCTCCTTATTTAATGATGAGATGAGGCCTCCGTTTAAAAAAAAAATGCATTGCAAGCAAACACACCGGCACATGCCAAGTTTCCACGCTCATCGGATGAAAGCTAACTTTTTCAACACGAGACAAAGACAATCATCCAAAAAAAAGACAAAATAGATTCGCAGTTGGAGTTGTTGTTCACGACAGAAAATTTTCCAAAACATGCGGATCGATCATACGCGGAAGCCGTAAGCACGGAGCCTCGTGGAGAAGACGACCCAGTGCAGGGAGTAGAAGGCCGCCACGAACCCCACGACGAACCCGACAGCCGCTCCGATACTAGACTCATTGTTGATCTGCATGATCCGAGTAAATTGCAAAAAACCATCACAATTGGGGACCCTAATTCAGAAAACCATCACCTTTTAAAAAAATTTCAAATAACCACCACCATTCTGCTGACAGTTTTCAAAAAAACACTGATAGGTCACTAAACACATGTTAACAACGTTTCTGATAGATGGGGGCCGATGTAAGTGATGATGTGGCACTGAAATCTCACGGTGTTTGGCCTGTACAGTAAGCTGCACATGGGACCCGCACGTCAGCCTCTATACTTCCTCCTCCACAAGCGTTGACAGGGGGAAATAATCACACCTGCATCTGATCGGCGCACCAACGGATTCAGCCGCCGGCCGGCTCGCGAGCCTCCGCCTCCGTGATCTCCCTCCACCTTGTCTATCTATGCTCCTGCACGCGAGCCGCATCAGCGACCATGGCCAGGCACGGGGGCgcgagcagcggcggcggcatCGACCAGGCACGGGGGCGCAAGCAGCCACGCAAGGGCACGAGCAAGTGCAGCGGCCACGGCTACGCACGGGGGcgcgagcagcagcagcagccacGCACGGGGGCACGAGCTGCAGCACCGGCCGCGCCCGTGCGCGCGAGCAGCAGCACCGGCCTCAGGACGGGCCGCGAGCAGCAGCACCGGCCGCGCCCGGGCACGCGACCATCAGCACCGGCCACGCGACAGGCCGCGAGCAGCAGCACCGGCCACGCCCGAGCACGCGACCATCAGCACCGGCCACGCGACGGGCCGCGAGTAGCAGCACCGGCCGTGCCCGGGCACGCGACCATCAGCAGCGGCCACGCAAGGCGGCTCGAGCTACCGCCTGCTACAGAGTACGGGCACGCCGCAGCGATGGCAGGAACGCGAACTCTGCCCAGCGCCCCGACTACCCCGTGGGCGCCCTGGTCCGGCACCGAGATCCCTCATGTGGGCCATCTCCTTCCCCCCTATTTCGCCGTTGCCCGCGACATCCAGAGCACCATGGCCGAGAGCACGAGCTCTTGGTCCGCCCCGCGCCCCGACTACCCCATGAGCGCCTGGTCCGGCACCGCCTCTCTGCCTGCGGCCGCGCTACCTCGCACTCAAGTCACTCGCAGCCCATTCCTACACTGCCACCGCTGGTGTTGTACTGCTGCCACTGGCGAGCTAGGCGGCCGACGGGATGCCCTCTAGGTGTTTGAGGAAATTACTCAACAGGACCTAACGTCCGTCTCCTCACTCTGTTTGGCATATGCCACTTTGACCTGACAATAGGACCTACCGTCAGATTCGTTGTCAAACGGCTCTAATCAATCGATCAGTGTTTTCTAAAAACTGTCAGCACAATCATGATggttatttaaaaaaaatcaaaaaatgatGGTTTTTTGAATTAGGGTCTTCAATTATGATGGTTTTTTGCAATTTACTCCTATGATCCGCACCCATCCCCGTCCCTTCCCGGGGCACTCGTCCAGCGGTGCACCACACAGCCCCTGGTTGCCAGCAAAATGCGACGCCGGAAACTTCCGCAGCAAAGCAGGAACAGGCCCCGATAACAGGTTGTCCGCGACGCTGAACGCCGTTAGCCGGCGAAGCGCGTTGAACCGCTCCGGAATCTGGCCGCCGAGCTGATTGTACTCGAGGTTGAGCACGTTGAGGTACACCATGTTGGCGATGCTGTCCGGGATCTCGCCGGAGAAGCTGTTGTTCGAGAGGTCCAGGTGCGGCGCGTCGTGCGCGATGCAGGATGGGATCGGCCCTGAGAATCTGTTGCCTGACAGGTCCAGCGCGATCATGCTCGTGCAGTCATGGAGACCTCGAGGAAATGGGCCTTCAAGTCCGAAGTTGGAAAGGCGCAGAGAGAGCACCCTGTTCTCGTCGTGGCTCCAGCATTCCACGCCGGTGAATCCGCATATCGAGGGAATGGGAAGGAGAGCTTTTATCATATAATAATATTGGAAAGAGCAAGTTTTAAGCAACCGTGCCTTGCATTAGCAAAATTTCAACGATGTGTTATTTGGAAAAAGAAGTCAACGACTGAGCAACAACTATATgactagtagaatgcccgtgcgttgctacgggctaTAATGTGTATGTTTAGGTCTCATTTGGTTTGGAGGATTTTCGTAGGAAAAACATAGAAATAAGAATTCCAGAGGAAAATTTCCTATGTATGCATTCGGTTTGTAGGAAATGCATGCAGGAATTTCGTAGGAATACTACTCATTTCCCGTGTTTTTGAAGGAAACTACATATCCACTCAAAGCTCATTTTACGCGTAGGAACGAGGTAAGTCAATTCCTTAGGATAGCAAGTGCCATCCTATCATATTCCTATACTACTCCTAATTCCTACGTTTTGATTTCCTCCAAACCGAATGAGCCCTTAAGATTCCTTCTTCAGACATCAAACAGAGGCCCAATTGGCTCCCCGAAATCCAACCGTTTGGACAGCTTGGGCTCCCCCAAATCCAGCCAATATGTGGGGGAGAAAAGTGAGTGTCCAGACTATCCGTCATGTTATCTCCAACACAAAAACCCCACCCGATGATGCATACTCTTTTTTTCCATATCAGACTCTCCCCTTCCCATTGGTTTACCCGCCCTAGTGGAACATTTGTTTCTAGAGCCCTCTCCTTTTCTCATGTTCGTCGTAGCACCATCTATCCTTTACACCGTACTTCCACTGGAGCCACATTGCTCTCTGTCCTGATCCCCTCTCCCCGTATTCCTATTGATGCGCCACCGCCACCAAGGGGGGGGGCGAAGGCGTGGGCTGCCCATGACGCCCCTCGAGCAAGAAGGCAGTTGTAACATATAGTTGAACGTCATGCATTACCACGAAATAATAAGAGTATAAAGTATGATATCCGTTATTGGGCATGCAACTGATACGTCACCATCTCCGCTATTAACTCTTGAAGCAACCAACCAATAAATTTACGCTTCTATTGAAGCCAAAAATTTCTACGACTTGGTAAAAAATGAAACGCTCACTCTTGCAAGTTGCTACATAGCCATCTCTAATAAAATGTAATTTACCATATTTTGAAGAGTATCGAAAATATTCCTCTCAAACAGTCGTAACTCAACAGACCAACCACAATCCTCATCCCCTCACTCTCAACCCATACTCTTATCACAAAATCTATTTCGCCGTGTTCTAAGTGAGCCAATGATAGACATCGCGGTGGCAGGCCAACAACAAGGGATAAGGGCAGCAACCGCCTTCCTATCTTAGTGCCAGAAATCAACCTACCTTTTTATGGAACGAAAATAAAAATGAAATTTTCATGTATATCAAATTAAAAATCAACCACACTTGTTGTGCGAATTGGACACCGTGGAACACGACCTTTGCCTTTGCCCCCCCATGGTCACCGGTTTTCCTAGTAACAAACATGATGATTGTTTGCTTGGTAGATGACAAATCAAAAGAGAATGCACAAAGCACTCTGCCTGCAATCTTGAGCCGTCGGACGTAACAGCCACTGGCGCCTTTCTCAAATTGTTGTTCATATACACAAGATGGAATTATTCTTGCAAAATGGCATACATGTACATGTTGTACAATGAAATGTAAGTATATCTGTGTATGGATAATGTAGGCTATACATGTTGTGCATAACTTTATTTTAAACAAAACTCAGATGTGGAAATTGCTAAGCTACCGGCTATGTCCTGAATATACTGAAATTGACTTCATAGGCAGGATCCACATATTGATCCAGCACGGAAGAACATCCCCTGCTCCTAGTGTAACCTAACTGACAAACATGAATACACATATCTGATGGATTGCATTACCTCAAGTGCACATAGTTGGTTTCTGGCCTAAGAGTTGCTCTGACATTGCATGGAACATTCCCTGCTCCTAGTAGAATGCCCATGCATTGCAACTGGCTGCGTTGGTGACTTCTTTTTTACCTCTATATAAAATGCTctccttttcttccttccccaACTAAAAATGTTTCTCAGACTGATATGTGAATGTATACATTTACAAACATACTAAAATATCAAGAGCTAAAGACATATTTATGGAATAACATTTCTACAACACATTAGATTGGGAACATCTATAATGGTGACTTGCCACCAAATCCCATTTATATTTCAGAACGTGTTTGTCCTACCAATATGTACCTTCAAGATCTCTCtgccctctctccctccctcgaTCTCCCCCTCTCTTGATCTCGAGTGTGTTGCCTACAAGTGGCAGcatcgcacgcatgcatgcatgcacgcacgcacACACATTTCGTTCGATCACATCAGAATGCTATATTTAACCATCCATATTTTTTTAATATGATACATTGTTTTGAAGAGAAGAAAAATGGTTGTGCATATGATAACTTACTTCAAGACATCATCTCATCTACGTAGGTCCCGTTCGGGGATCAGAAGGACCCAAACAGCCATAGCAATGAAAATAATGACATACAACATAGGAGAGTTTGCACAATTACATACAAGCTTATGGTGTTGACATAAGCATTAGTTGATTGGAACTCCATTCTGGCAGTAACCACAGAATCTGACATCCTCTTGGATGTCGACACAACCATGATGTCCGCCCCCTCATGGTTTGTTCTTCTTCACTTTTGAAGTTGCCGTACCACCCCGTCACCAACACTCACAGTGTCCCGTCGTtgcccgtgcattgcaatggGGCTTTCAACAACAATCATGTATCACCCTTCAGGGTAAAAATACTATGTATCACTCTTATTCATTCAATATATTCATTCTCTACCTCTCCAATCCATACTCGCCACCTCTGTCAATGCCGCATCCGGCTCACAATCTCTCTCTCCATCCCACTTAAATACACACTTTAATTTTCTAGCGATGACAATGCCATATATTTGGACTATCATTGGACATCTAACCTAATATTGTCCCCATATTAACAGATAGAAACAATTTGATGGAAATCAATCAACTGTAGTCACATGACAAAACGAGTTGCAGTAGTTAATTGCATAATTGAGCCATTTATCCCTACTTCCTGCAATCACATCAGGATAACTAATTTGACATTCCTTTTGTAGCAAAATATATTGTTTTCAACAGAACAAATATCATTGTACACTATGAAAGCAAGTCTTAATAGGTACTATTACCACAATCAGGTAATGTATGTAGGTTCGGTCCAAGGATAAAAAAGGAGTAACATATGCTAGACGATGCACTTGTATGGAGTTGACATAAACATAGAGAACTATAGTTAAACACGAAAGCATTGATGAACTGTGTATATGTACCAAAATAAAATGTAGGCAAGTTGACAGTCGTGCCATACAACAAATAAAAAAGGATGATAGAGAGCAGTATGCAGTATAAAGACATAACCCGCACATAAGTTTAAAACAATGCCACGTCAATTAATGTTACAACCAACTAAAGCTCATGGTTCGTTATGCACACCCAGTCAATTGGACTCTGACACTGACATAGTCAACCAAAATTTACAAAATATATTCTATAATTAACAAGTAGAACATTTCACAACAAACATCCCGTACAACCCACCTTCACTAATGTTGGAAAATAGTTTATCATGTCAaaaaaacatatatctaccatGCTACAAAATGTAAGTGGAAGTTTAGACATAGCTTAGAAACAAGAAAGACCAAAACTATTTAAATTTGGGCTTTCGATCATACACATTGGCTCAAtgaatttgtcatttttgtttcCCAAATTATCATTTATTTAGGCCTAGGATACTCCAGGGGTAGATAATGATTCCATGACCGTGCTCAATTTACATTCCTATGAAAAGTGTATATATTAAGTAGTTAAATATAAGCAAGGGTTATATTAATAGCTCCAGCTTCACCTAGCAACAACTCAGTATCTGTATATGTAAAAACTACATGCCTTCATCTGGACAGAAAATTATGAGTGTTAATGGCCTTCGGTCTAAAGTATGAGCAAGCGTCTCCCCCGACTGTCTAGTTATACATGTGTACAACAGATCGAGTAAGTAGAAGCCTATGATTACTCATTCTCCTGCAAGCAACTGAACTCAGGTTAGAAGCGTTTCATTGGTCACTATCATTAATTACATTATATGATAAAATCTACAATCTTGTTAATTAATTTGAGGGCTGATATCAATGGACTAATTCCTAATTAAACCTACAGAATATCATAATACAATAATATGTATCTTATTTATTTTTAACTACGATTCTAAAATGTGAATAACAAAGGCTTCAACCTGAAAATAATGGAAATGCACCAACCTTGTCCTAGCTAAGTTAATTAACACTATCAATTGAGCCCCTAAAAAAACACTATCAATTGAGGTACTCAAAGCTGGAAATAGAAAAGAAATATGTCTGGTGTAAAAAAGAGAACCTAAAAACTATGCACCAATTACTTTCAACAGGGCTGAAATTGCACCAATCATACCTGCCACTGACATCGATGTAGATGTAGCCTGAGCGATATAGGTATTCGGGAAATAGACATAGAACCTAATAGAATTTATACCCTGTCAGTTCTAATAGTTTTCTTCTTGCGGACAGGTACAGTTCAAACAGCTTAATATATTATCCCTGCTAACAAAACAAAACCAATCATATTTCCACCATAAGCACAAACTTGTCAACACCAGAAGCATGTTCATCTCTTCCTGGAGTTGCCTCTGCAAATTTCCGACCTGTGGTGTTTAATCATATCTGGGAATGGTAAATCCCATTCTTACAAGAGTTACACGTACATGTATAAAATCAATAAAATTGCTTCTGTAAATGTGAAACATAAGAAGTCTGTTAACAGGAAATTTTAAACTAACACTGCAGAATAACAAGTGAAAGTAGAATTGTTTCAATTTACGAATAGCATCACAATACAAACAGGAAAACTACATAGACGAGGAAGCAATTAAAGAAGGTACTCAGTTTCCGCTGGAGCTATGGTCTGGACAGACCCCCTCCGGACTCCTTACATCTTGCCATCCAAAAATGAGTAAACAGCACACCACTTTAGTTAATTATAGGTTGTGTGGCAACTGGCAAACCGACCCAGGACAACATGTAGGCAGCGAACAATGCCCACGGCGGTCGGCGGACATGGCCGAGGTCGGCGCTGCACAATCAGAGTAGGCTGCGACGTGGCTAAGGAACAGGGTCGCAATCCGCAACGACGTGGTGGGAGAAGCATGCCCCAGGAGCTGTAGACCCGCACCTTGCACCACTTCCTCGCCAGGCAACGTCGAGGCTCCGCCGTAGCTCGCTTTTTGCCGCCGCCTGAGATGCCAAGTTGATGCACTCTGGAGCAGCCATCGATCATGCTTAGGTAGTCCCACCCGTCACCAGCAACCCTGAGGCACTGCCGCAACTTGGCCACGATCGCCATCCAACGCCTGGAAACACATCCCCTCAGGTCATCACCAGGAGAAGCAGAGTCGACGCATTGTGGTACAATCGTCGATCCTGGAGGAGGGGATGGTACGAGTGTGAGGGGTGGATTGGGACACAACGAGGGATGGAGAGGATCAGGTGCGAACTGGAGGTGACAGGGCTCGGGCGGCGTCGGAGCGCTCAAGAAACCCTAGTCGAGGGGAGGAGCAGTCGAGCGGGAGATGACGAATGGAGCGACGGCGGCACAACATCTCCCTGATGAAACCCTACACACGAGGGGGTGCGAGAGGAGAGAAACGTCTTGGGCCGAAAGGCCGAAACGGAAATAGGAAAAAAGGGGGGGAGGCGTGCGAGGTGGGGGCGACTTCCTTCGATCGGTCGATGGGTGGAAGGGAACGAACGAACGAACGACGTATGGACTGAGCAATTAGGAGTAGAGATAACGCGAGAATGCTACTGCCCATTGGTGACATCCGACAAGGCGCATGGGCCCGCTTCTCAACTACTTCATCTGCTCCATAACTCTTGTCATGAACAAGAACTATGAAATGAAGGGAGTATATAATAAATGTTAAGCGAGGGAGGCCTTTTGAAGGCTGAGCTTCATGAAGGCCTTtattttttgaaaatttcaaattcaaacttttatggttcaaataattttaaaaaaatgttgtaTGTAAGGATGTAACCCACATGTGTGTAAAAATTCATGATTAAATACCTTGAGTTGCGACctgtgcaaaaaagacaaattcatggCCTGAGAACATGGTTGTAGCGTGTGTTAAACAGCCTCAGATTTGTTTTTTTGCACAACCCTCATTTCAACGTATTTTGTCCTGAAAATTTACACACATATGTGTTATGCCTTCATGTATATCTGTGGgttttttttcagaatttttgaaacgtaaaaaatatgaattttgaatttggaggCCTCATTGGAGGCCGAGCTCCAAAAGGGATTTCCAGCGTTAAGCATTGATCAGTGCCCAATCAGCCACTCATGCTTCAAATTGAAAACCAATGTGGATAATTTTTTATTAAGCAGATCTCTGAACAATCACACTGCATATGCACGTGGTACACGTCATCACCCACAAATAGGAAAGACGTAGGGCTGGAGCCTCCCACAAAACAAGAACTTGTGCGGGAAGTAGAAGGTCACCACGAACCCCAAGATGAACCCAGCCAACGCCCCTATGCTGGACGCGTCGTTGATCCTATGCAGGAGCTTCCGAATCCGGACAAACATCTCCCAAACCCAGACAAGCCGAACATGTATCTGCACCCTGAACCTCTTCCTGCACTTCTTGTCCAGCGGCGCCCCGCATAGCCCCGGATTGCCCATGAAGTTGGCAGCCGGGAAGCGTTGCAGAGAGTCCGGGACAGGACCCGACAACAGAGTTCTCGGCGACGTTGAAAGAAATGAGTCGTGAAAGGTTGATCGTCGGAATTCCGCCGGCGAACTGGTTGTGTTGAAGAGCAATGACATTGAGGTAGGTCATGTTCACGATGCTTGCGTGGATTCCACCTGAGAAGCCGTTATTCGAGATGTACAGAAAGCTCACATAGGGCATCTACTCCAAGATATGTTCCGAGAGCGGCCCTGAAAAGTTGTTGCCTGACAGGTCCAAGGCAGTGATGGAGGTGCAAAGCTCGAGGACTCAAGGGAATGGGCCTTCGAGTCCTAGGCTGCCGAGGTGCAAACTGAGAACCCTGTTCTCATCAGGGTGCCAACATTCCACTCTGGTGAACCAACATATGCCACTGTCATCGCGGATGTCAATAAAATTACATCAGAATTTTGTCCCTAGAATATCATTATCAACGATTGTTTGAGGTCCTTCAAGCATTGGTCATCAGAATCACTGATTCCATGGCCAAAGTACGCTGACGAGTTGCTTAGGAGCAATAGCCAGATGGCCAACTTTGTGTAGACGTGTTTGGTTGCTGCATTTGGGCCAACCAAGCCGAGTTGGGCCACGAAATGTGTGTTTGGTTGCATAAGGGGTGGACTGGCTCGCATGGGCACGAAGTTTAAAGCAGCCCAGAGCCTCGCTCGCTGAAAACCCTCGAATCGGCAGTTTCTAGCAAGTCGGGCTCAGTGCGGCGCAAGCTCACACGCGCGGAAGCAACCCGAAAATGAGGGGGTGGCGGGAGATGGAAATCGAGCGCGGCGGCACAACGTCAAATCTAGCCTCACCCCCAATTACTCGGTCACCACTACCTCTAGGACAACCACTTCCTCTAGGCTCaccagcggtggcggcggcaaCTCAGATCTGCGCAAGCGGCGACGATGGCCGCGGACGCGGCAGCAACACTATCCGGCTGCAAGTCCAGTGCCCCCTTCCTGTTGGACACTGTCAGGTCGTCCTTGCCTTAGCCATGCCACCCCTTCGTCATCCTCGTCTCCGGTGCCAGTAAGAAACACCCCCTCTCCCGTATGTTGTTCTGATGGTAGGATCGATTTCCCCATGCTTAACGGACCCTCGATATCGACTAGGTTATGGACGCACAGATGAGGCTGGTAGTTCAGGCGGCAGCACTGATTGCTGTGATTCAGGCATGGGTCATGTTAATGCACAGGAGAGCTGTTCGTCATGGTGAGAGACCCGTCATTTGTTATGCTCCAATGTTTATGTGGGAGCAGGAGAGGATCGCCAATCTGAAATACATCTACAACTGCAACGACACAGAGGCCCTGTGGATGTTTCAAATGAAAAGAGCACCATTTGACAATcctgtattcaattccctttgtcaatcggtatgttactttgcccgagattcgatcgtcggtatcccaataccttgttcaatctcgttaccggcaagtcactttactcgttccgtaacacatcatcccgtgaccaactgcgtagtcacattgagctcattatgatgatgcattaccgagtgggcccagagacacctctctgtcatacggagtgacaaatcccagtctcgattcatgccaacccaacagacactttcggagatacctgtagtgtacctttatagccacccagttacgttgtgacgtttggtgcacccaaagcactcctacggtatccgggagttgcacaatctcatggtctaaggaaatgatacttgacacttagaaaagctctagcagacgaactacacgatcttgtgctatgcttaggattgggtcttgtccatcacatcattctcctaatgatgtgatcccgt from Triticum urartu cultivar G1812 chromosome 3, Tu2.1, whole genome shotgun sequence encodes:
- the LOC125547066 gene encoding probably inactive leucine-rich repeat receptor-like protein kinase At5g48380, with the translated sequence MIKALLPIPSICGFTGVECWSHDENRVLSLRLSNFGLEGPFPRGLHDCTSMIALDLSGNRFSGPIPSCIAHDAPHLDLSNNSFSGEIPDSIANMVYLNVLNLEYNQLGGQIPERFNALRRLTAFSVADNLLSGPVPALLRKFPASHFAGNQGLCGAPLDECPGKGRGWVRIIGINNESSIGAAVGFVVGFVAAFYSLHWVVFSTRLRAYGFRV